The DNA window CACTATGCGGtactattttgtttaaataccAATTCAATGGTAacgcaacaacacacacacgcacacacacggacacgagggtctccaaaaacaaaaaaagatcaatcgaaaatatataaaatacgcgtggaaaataaaaatcgccTAAAGGGTAAACCCAGCTTTTTGCATTGTCTCCTAACCCTGCCCTAaagcgtgtttttttcgtcGTGTTATTCCCCCGGTTATACACGACCACGCCGCCGCCCACATTTTCCAATGTCGTCACTGGCTAAGTTCTAAAGATTTcgaatcacaaaaaaaatatatatgttGAACAAGCGGAACTAGCGTCGCTTAAACTAACTACCTGAAGAACTGCTAGAATTGTTATTACGCTCTACGGAAGTGTTGCTGCTAGCACTATCGATAAATCCTATCGCCGCATAGTTGCGCTTGCTGGCGAACTTGACATGATGTCATTTGGAGCTGTTGCCGATGGAAGAAACATTGCCTACGGTGGCGGCATTCGCATCGTTCGGCATTGGCACTGTTTGGGTTTGGTTAGCGTACGGTGGCTGTTCGCTGTCCTTCGCCACGATCAGCGTAAACTGGTCCTGCTCGATCGGTTTTTTCAACCATTCGCCCAGATCTTCCTTGCTGAACGCGGCAAACAGTTCGCGCTTTGCCTGCTGATACTCCGCGACGGACGTTTTCGTCTCGAAGTAGGTCGGTTTAACGTCGCGGCACGGTATACCGGGCAGCCGTGCAATGACGGTCGAGTAGCGCTGATAGAACGATTGCTTCGACAGCCGGGACATTTTGTTCGTGTTGGTATTGTTGTTGATCAGCTTGCCGGTGAACGAGTTTACGATCTCCACCTCGGTACCGTTCGTTATCCAGTTAATACTAAAGTTGGGTGGTTTCGTTTGATTCCGCGATTCGGCGGACGTCATCAGCGCGAGCTTCGGCTTGTTCAAACGATACGGTGGAGGAAGCCCTTGTATGGCACTCTCTATCCGTCCACAGATAGCTCTAAAAAATATAACGACATTTAttagttgaattttttatacGAAATTCGGTAGAAGAAGCATACCAACATGGCATGGAATCGTAATGataataatcaataaatatatatttattttttttacgaagcATATGCTTAATTCACACTTACCGGTACATGTGGGCCGGATGAAGCAGACTGCCCAGTACGATCGAATGCAGATAGATTGGCTCAATGATGGACGCTAGCAACGAACCCTGCAAACCAAGCACATTCCATCGTGAAATTTTGTCCGAACACGACATGGTCAGCAGACGCTGGCCCTGTAAAACACCGTCCCAGGTTTGTATACCGTCGCTGCTTTTCACCGGTATAGTGCCTTCGCCCGATTCGACTTTTGTGCGGAGTTGTCCGCGCGCTTTCCTAATGTTACAAGGGAAGAAAATACACATAAAGTGCGTTAAACAGTGCCCACAAACACTTAAAAAAGCATAATAATTACCGATTAGGATGCTTATCAACATCCATGCTATCGTTTTCATGTGGACTAAATACACGCGCATCACCGCACGGTGCTGTGTTGATATACAGATGGAAATAAATGCCCTCCTTCAGTGTGTACAGGGTTGAACCGTCACCGGGTTTGTTGAAGATAATTTCTTGCCGTGCCTGACGATCACTTGCACCCGGTTCGGTTTCGTTTCCGGCCACCGTATCGTGTACTGACGCCGTCGAACCCGTTCCATCAAGCTGTTGCATCGCTGCAGCCGTTTGCTGGCAAAGCAAATCGAGCTGACTGTAGAAAAAATCCATCAAACCGCGCCGGGCAATAATTTCCGCATGCGAATCATTGATAACGGAACCGGTTACGCTCATGTGCTCGCCGCTAACACACTTCGTGCCGGTCGCCAGTGAAATAACCCGTGCCGTTTTCACGTCGTACCCGTGGGTCATTACAAATCCGGCCAGCACCTTGCGTCGGCTGTACACGTCGCTGCCCTTCATCACCTCGTTGAACTTTTCGATGACCAATCTAAgggtggggaaaaaaggggtgtgtgtattagagatgagaatactcactcttttTAGAGAGTTGAAATAGAGTGAAAGAGTCATTATTTATGGATTCaaggatttgaatcttttactcactcttttgagagtcataaaaatattactgtAAACTAATCCTTTAATTACTCGTTGGAGTTTTTACTCGCAcactctctctgccgactaatgactcactcctcGGGATTTTTACTAACTCACTCTCTCTGGCGATTAATGACTCACTCCTCGGGATTTTTACTAACTCTCTCTCTGTGCTGACTAATGACTTACTCGTttgcgtttttactcactcaatCTATGTGCCGGCTTACGACTGACTCTTTTGCTTGtttactcactcactttcTCTATggcgactaatgactcactcactctctctgccgactacTGACTCATTCTTttgcgtttttactcactcactctctctctctgccgactaatgactctgTTGCCTTTCAACTAACgcaataagagtgagtaagtgttttggtacttttttttgggatttttgggtaatttaaattgttactcattagtcggcactgagagagtgagtgagttgaaacgcaaaagagtcATTAGGCAGCACAGAGGGTGATTGAATAAAAACGGAAAGGAATAAGTAAAAGAGTGATAAAAACTCTTTTTGATGagttgaaaacataaactccTTTGCGcgattaaactcactcactcactcttactcagtgtgcacatctctagtgTGTACCGataaaattttctacaaaCGGTTAACTATACATTTTACAGAGCCGATACTCACTTGCCTACCGCGTCCGCGAACGTTTGTGGCAGTTCGAAGTTTTTGTTCTGCGTAAAGCTGTTGTCACCGTTCAGTGCGGCACCGCTCGGTCCACCGATCGAACCATTGCTGGTACCGGCCGAGATCAGACCAAACTTAGACTGCTGCAGCGGGCTGAACGAGATGTTACATATCGACGCTAGTGCCGCCTTTGCCGCCGCATTCTTTGCCATCTTTTTCGACGGTCCGGTACCTTCGAAGCGCTGATTATCATGCACTGTAACGACGACAGTGAATTTCGAATGCTGAAGACCGTCGGACGAAACACACTCGAAATGCGCATCGGTAAAGAGCTCATGCAGAAGCATCACCGGTCCTTTCTCCGGTTGCGGTTTTGGATGATGACCGGTTGTGACATTCCCGCTGTTGCGCAGTGTTGTACCGGACGACACTTTCAGCTCTACACCCACACAGTCCGCGGGTGGGGGGAGGGTGGTGCGTGCGCGTACACGGAATGACCAGAATGATAACACAACACGCGCGCAAGCGAATGAGGACAATAGGCGGGAacgacaacaaacaacaacaaaatagaaCGAGAgaataagagagaaaaaaacattatatcGTACGATGAAACAGCGGTACAGAACAAAACCGTCTTCCGGGGACACATCGACACATAGAACGAAATGAAGTATAAAGGAAAAAGTGTGTACGGCGGAAAAGGAAGTCTACTAACGGCAAAACACTATCAGCAcgataattaaacaaacaggTTGTGTGTTCGGTAAGATACTTAAAAAAGTTggttggatattttttttttgttctccaaaCCAGTGATAACAAAATCATGTCGATACAGTCTAACTACCGGTAATGGGAGGGGAGAGGGGAGTGTGGGGGGTTTTTAACCACCGATAAAGGCATTGTTAAAAGGAAAGGCAGGAAGACATATTTATATAGATAGCCCagtaattgaattgaatttgttgagtttcatttccgttttctgTAGTATTATATACCCAGTTAGGAATTTTGTAAATAgttgaagttttcttttctacaaaAAGGCAGGGTTTCTAACcataaaatgagaatttttgcaattaagtgtggaatattttcttaaatgttgtatgttgaattttattacaataagTGGTTATATATCAACAGACAATTGGTTAATTGGTCGTacaaaaattcatttcaacTAACCACTTTTTTCAAACTACTTAAACGTCAATATTCCAATATATATGGTTGAAACCctgtaaaatataaagaaaaatattaatatatttaaaaaaaagggaaaatattcaataaaattcCTTAGCATACCACTATAGCATTAGTATCTTACATGTTTCCTCTATCTTTTAATAAATGTTCTACACAACGCAATCAAATTCAATTCACAAGCAATACTGGTTTTGTGGAGGTGGGTGGggggttattgtttttttttttttacaaatatacTGCCCTCACTGGTCAGCGCAATAAGGGAGccaaaaaccataaaccaTAAACATAATACTGAACCACTGCTGCACACAcagaaatgggaaaatggcGGGGGGGTGTGGGAGGGTAGGGGGCaaatgaaaaccaaaacccaaaacaatcAAGGCGCTTATCACAA is part of the Anopheles funestus chromosome X, idAnoFuneDA-416_04, whole genome shotgun sequence genome and encodes:
- the LOC125769810 gene encoding double-stranded RNA-specific editase Adar isoform X2 — protein: MNTSATTNTNNKINISNNNAINDKNNTSCPSSAMLNSTPRRGTKRKIATVGNGISTAIRKRRKLQNASKSGESRLEQVPQTKNTVAVLNELKRNLVYKVESQTGPVHAPLFTISVVVDGQKFVGTGPSKKLARVAAAASALRSFIQFKDGATLTPIEPLQNVDFTSDDPMIENSIFPLSDTVAGMQEKIVSVGGKSVPDNNTVNSLHSINNNSNHNNNSGKSPYGNSIGNSIKPIANRQCDFSGNNTTVHANNTNSKGAAVPSNGSNWQRKEAIATGSVHSITDSERQPPVEKPTTGATAAAAAAAASSLPNVNSSVTVRTAPAAASSIVTNKLKVSSGTTLRNSGNVTTGHHPKPQPEKGPVMLLHELFTDAHFECVSSDGLQHSKFTVVVTVHDNQRFEGTGPSKKMAKNAAAKAALASICNISFSPLQQSKFGLISAGTSNGSIGGPSGAALNGDNSFTQNKNFELPQTFADAVGKLVIEKFNEVMKGSDVYSRRKVLAGFVMTHGYDVKTARVISLATGTKCVSGEHMSVTGSVINDSHAEIIARRGLMDFFYSQLDLLCQQTAAAMQQLDGTGSTASVHDTVAGNETEPGASDRQARQEIIFNKPGDGSTLYTLKEGIYFHLYINTAPCGDARVFSPHENDSMDVDKHPNRKARGQLRTKVESGEGTIPVKSSDGIQTWDGVLQGQRLLTMSCSDKISRWNVLGLQGSLLASIIEPIYLHSIVLGSLLHPAHMYRAICGRIESAIQGLPPPYRLNKPKLALMTSAESRNQTKPPNFSINWITNGTEVEIVNSFTGKLINNNTNTNKMSRLSKQSFYQRYSTVIARLPGIPCRDVKPTYFETKTSVAEYQQAKRELFAAFSKEDLGEWLKKPIEQDQFTLIVAKDSEQPPYANQTQTVPMPNDANAATVGNVSSIGNSSK